One Siniperca chuatsi isolate FFG_IHB_CAS linkage group LG8, ASM2008510v1, whole genome shotgun sequence DNA segment encodes these proteins:
- the LOC122879901 gene encoding probable ATP-dependent RNA helicase DDX41, which yields METDNRPKKRSHGEDERSGSEGTEDDDYVPYIPVKIRKQQIVQKMLRLRGKAVDEEQKDSGEEQRDEDEGLGPRSNVSLLDQHQHLKEKAEARKESAKEKQLKEEEKILESVAEGRALMSVKEMAKGIIYDDPIKTSWKPPRYILNMPGTRHERVRKKFHILVDGDGIPAPIKSFREMKFPPAILKGLKKKGIAHPTPIQIQGIPTVLSGRDMIGIAFTGSGKTLVFTLPITMFALEQEKRLPFFKREGPYGLIICPSRELARQTHSIIEYYCKLLEEEGAPQLRTALCIGGMSVKEQMEVVKHGVHMMVATPGRLMDLLQKKMVSLDICRYLALDEADRMIDMGFEEDIRTIFSYFKGQRQTLLFSATMPKKIQNFAKSALVKPITINVGRAGAASLDVIQEVEYVKEEAKMVYLLECLQKTPPPVLLFAEKKADVDAIHEYLLLKGVEAVAIHGGKDQEERTKAIEAFKEGKKDVLVATDVASKGLDFPAIQHVVNYDMPEEIENYVHRIGRTGRSGKTGIATTFINKGCDESVLMDLKALLVEAKQKVPPVLQVLQTGDETMLDIGGERGCTFCGGLGHRITDCPKLEAMQTKQVTNIGRKDYLAHSSMDF from the exons ATGGAGACCGACAATCGACCCAAAAAG AGATCCCATGGGGAGGATGAAAGGTCTGGCTCAGAGGGAACGGAGGATGACGATTATGTTCCGTACATTCCAgtcaaaataagaaaacaacaaatc GTACAGAAGATGTTACGTCTGCGAGGAAAGGCTGTGGATGAGGAGCAGAAGGACAGTggggaggagcagagggatGAGGACGAGGGTCTTGGTCCACGCTCCAATGTCAGTCTCCTTGACCAGCATCAGCATCTCAAGGAAAAAGCAGAAG CCCGTAAGGAGTCAGCCAAAGAGAAGCAgctgaaagaggaagagaagattCTTGAGAGCGTTGCAGAGGGCAGAG CTTTGATGTCTGTGAAGGAAATGGCCAAAGGTATCATATACGATGATCCTATAAAAACAAG CTGGAAGCCACCACGCTACATCCTCAATATGCCAGGCACCCGACACGAGCGCGTCAGGAAGAAGTTTCACATCCTGGTTGATGGAGACGGCATCCCTGCTCCAATCAAAAGCTTCAGGGAGATGAAGTTTCCACCAG CAATTCTAAAAGGTTTGAAAAAGAAGGGCATTGCGCATCCCACACCAATTCAAATTCAAGGAATCCCTACAGT TCTCTCAGGTCGAGATATGATTGGCATAGCCTTCACTGGTTCTGGAAAGACTTTGGTCTTCACTCTGCCCATCACCATGTTTGCGCTGGAGCAGGAGAAAAGGCTGCCTTTCTTTAAAAGAGAGGGACCGTATGGACTCATCATCTGTCCCTCA CGAGAGTTGGCGAGGCAGACTCACAGCATCATCGAGTACTACTGcaagctgctggaggaggagggagctcCTCAGCTGCGCACTGCCCTCTGCATTGGAGGAATGTCTGTCAAGGAGCAGATGGAGGTAGTAAAACA TGGTGTCCACATGATGGTCGCTACCCCTGGCAGACTGATGGACTTGCTGCAGAAGAAGATGGTGAGTCTGGACATCTGCCGCTACTTGGCTCTGGATGAGGCTGATAGGATGATTGACATGGGCTTTGAGGAAGACATCAGAACCATCTTCTCCTATTTCAAG GGACAAAGACAAACCCTGCTTTTCAGTGCCACTATGCCCAAGAAGATCCAGAACTTTGCCAAGAGTGCACTGGTGAAACCCATCACTATCAACGTGGGCAGGGCCGGTGCTGCCAGCTTGGATGTCATTCag gaaGTGGAATACGTCAAAGAGGAGGCCAAGATGGTGTACCTGCTCGAGTGTCTCCAGAAAACACCACCTCCT GTGCTTTTATTTGCTGAGAAGAAGGCTGATGTAGATGCCATCCATGAGTATCTGCTGCTAAAAGGAGTAGAGGCGGTGGCCATCCATGGAGGAAAAG ATCAGGAGGAAAGAACAAAAGCCATAGAGGCAtttaaagaaggaaagaaagatgtCCTGGTTGCCACAGACGTTGCCTCCAAGGGTCTGGATTTCCCAGCTATACAGCATGTAGTGAATTATGACATGCCTGAGGAGATAGAAAACTATG TTCATAGAATTGGAAGAACTGGACGATCGGGCAAGACCGGTATTGCCACTACGTTCATTAATAAAGGCTGTG ATGAGTCAGTATTGATGGATCTTAAAGCCCTGCTAGTTGAAGCCAAGCAGAAGGTTCCTCCAGTCCTCCAGGTGCTCCAGACGGGAGACGAGACCATGCTGGACATCGGAG GAGAGAGGGGCTGTACATTTTGTGGTGGTCTGGGTCATCGTATTACAGACTGCCCTAAGTTGGAGGCCATGCAGACCAAGCAGGTCACCAACATCGGGCGGAAAGACTACCTGGCTCATAGCTCAATGGACTTCTAA